A DNA window from Branchiostoma lanceolatum isolate klBraLanc5 chromosome 17, klBraLanc5.hap2, whole genome shotgun sequence contains the following coding sequences:
- the LOC136423149 gene encoding uncharacterized protein, with protein sequence MPRKARDRAVESSPEVGSEEEKFPEKLWRLAKDTRIKCIHWLEDGDTILIYQKSFTQELLNRKEFFKTKSFDSVVRNLNLYGFRKVQLDCVPEQTSKRPRKPSSENLLYYKHPFFHRDKPDSLHRVRRPSCSKSAVAERRRCRLVQALTALRANLPDNEDRPDLGQLLNTIGGGDAPPTKEPGTKTPRKKTQESKPTTPSSTDGRKKSTSKKRPRGRLQSPKDIAEEEGSIACMQKMTITPIDNPSATLRNNDDLQDDILDMEVDADVTFPSPAPEAIKAVPAAETRRDVDLNHYNATPYLGDSSLHHNDPFGGSYYPLGESDSTWCHGVPPQCYGDDHVVSCTLPNRQWAWQAYGDHLSGYPYAWPAPYHTTAAPHSWTKGANQVPVPYEMGNNGGEHARQDMEPATTTTITPLATVDVAAITSNTPGVDAPGESPTVTLTVL encoded by the exons ATGCCGAGAAAAGCTCGGGATCGTGCGGTGGAGTCTTCGCCAGAGGTCGGCTCGGAGGAGGAGAAATTTCCGGAGAAACTCTGGAGGTTGGCAAAAGACACCAGGATCAAGTGCATTCACTGGTTGGAGGATGGAGACACCATATTGATCTATCAGAAGTCTTTTACACAG GAGTTATTGAACAGAAAGGAGTTCTTCAAGACCAAGAGTTTTGACTCGGTGGTGAGGAATCTTAATCTGTATGGCTTCAGGAAGGTCCAGTTGGACTGTGTCCCCGAACAGACCAGCAAAAGACCACGGAAGCCGTCTAGCGAAAACTTGCTGTACTACAAGCATCCC TTCTTCCATCGCGACAAGCCCGACTCTCTCCACCGAGTCCGCCGCCCCAGCTGCTCCAAGTCCGCGGTGGCGGAGCGCCGGCGCTGCCGCCTGGTGCAAGCCCTGACGGCGCTCAGAGCAAACCTTCCCGACAACGAGGACAGACCGGACCTCGGGCAACTACTCAACACCATTGGCGGCGGGGACGCACCTCCTACCAAAGAGCCAGGGACCAAAACGCCccgtaaaaaaacacaagaaagcaAACCTACAACTCCGTCTTCCACAGATGGAAGGAAAAAATCTACGAGCAAGAAGAGACCCCGTGGGCGATTACAATCTCCTAAAGATATTGCTGAAGAGGAAGGATCCATCGCATGCATGCAAAAGATGACCATAACTCCCATAGACAACCCGAGCGCCACCTTGCGGAATAATGACGACCTGCAGGACGACATCTTGGACATGGAAGTGGATGCTGACGTCACCTTCCCATCTCCCGCACCAGAAGCGATCAAAGCCGTTCCAGCAGCCGAAACAAGACGAGACGTTGATTTAAATCACTATAACGCCACGCCGTACCTGGGCGATTCTTCGCTTCACCACAACGACCCGTTTGGCGGCAGCTACTACCCTCTGGGTGAGAGCGATTCCACCTGGTGTCACGGCGTACCGCCACAATGCTACGGAGACGACCACGTCGtatcctgtaccctccccaACCGCCAGTGGGCGTGGCAAGCATACGGAGATCACCTCAGTGGGTACCCGTACGCCTGGCCGGCGCCGTACCACACTACCGCCGCCCCGCATAGCTGGACCAAGGGTGCAAACCAGGTTCCCGTGCCATACGAGATGGGAAACAACGGAGGTGAACACGCGAGACAAGATATGGAGCCTGCCACTACCACCACCATCACTCCTCTGGCAACAGTAGACGTAGCTGCGATTACAAGCAACACGCCAGGTGTCGATGCTCCGGGAGAGTCTCCAACCGTTACGTTAACTGTCTTGTAA